In the genome of Myroides phaeus, one region contains:
- a CDS encoding CD225/dispanin family protein, with product MDLNSFETTEVILEKPNNYMALSIVSTILSVCSIWCLGLILGIIAIVMSSQSTSKFNNGDYNGAVKSAKTAKILSIIALVLTAAGITAYYFFFQEVGGIEGFQELMQQAIEEAENQ from the coding sequence ATGGATTTAAATAGTTTTGAAACAACAGAAGTTATTTTAGAAAAGCCAAATAATTATATGGCTTTGTCAATAGTTTCTACCATTTTGAGTGTGTGTTCAATTTGGTGTTTAGGATTGATTTTAGGTATTATTGCAATTGTAATGTCAAGTCAATCTACAAGTAAATTTAATAATGGTGATTATAATGGTGCTGTTAAATCCGCGAAGACAGCTAAAATATTGTCAATTATTGCTTTAGTTTTAACCGCTGCAGGTATTACTGCTTATTATTTCTTTTTTCAAGAAGTTGGTGGTATAGAAGGTTTTCAAGAATTGATGCAACAAGCGATAGAGGAAGCCGAAAATCAATAA
- a CDS encoding DUF2752 domain-containing protein, whose product MRKWCVRILFFLIPILLVFYYYNFFGSEGSTGVVCIFNKQTGWLCPGCGGQRALHSLLHGNFSEAFLLNPLIYILLPLLAFLYFALIEVYLLGNKKFLEKYAIPNWFAYVLIILLVFFFVLRNADKIF is encoded by the coding sequence ATGAGAAAATGGTGTGTTAGAATTTTGTTTTTCTTAATACCGATCTTATTAGTTTTTTACTATTATAATTTTTTTGGAAGTGAAGGAAGTACTGGTGTTGTTTGTATATTTAATAAACAAACAGGTTGGTTGTGTCCAGGATGTGGCGGACAACGTGCTCTACATTCTTTATTACACGGAAACTTTAGTGAAGCATTTCTGTTAAATCCTCTTATTTATATTTTACTTCCTTTGTTGGCATTTCTTTATTTTGCTTTGATAGAGGTATATTTATTAGGTAATAAAAAGTTTTTAGAGAAATATGCTATTCCTAATTGGTTTGCATATGTATTAATTATTCTTTTGGTGTTTTTTTTCGTTTTACGAAATGCAGATAAGATATTTTAA